The following DNA comes from Theropithecus gelada isolate Dixy chromosome 7a, Tgel_1.0, whole genome shotgun sequence.
GACGACGGACCAGGATCGGGGTTCGGGGGCTGGTAGCCGGGCTGTCGCGGATCCAGCGCGTCCTTGGAAAGTAGGATGGCGAGGCTGGGCACGTTCTTAAGTACGCTGAGACTAGCGACCGGCTCGCCAGGCGTCTGACCCTGCGTGGGCCCAGGCGGGAGGCTCTGCCACACCTCGCGCACGCTCCGGTAGCGCAGCCGCGTGACCTGGTGCAGGCCCGCCAGGCGGCGCTTGAGGATCTCGGCGCACGTGACGGTTTTGGTGGTGGCCCGGCCGCAGCCGCTGAAGACGATGGCGCGCGTGGCTGGCTGCGCCATGCTGGCGGTGGCGAAGGCCATCAGGTTCCGGATCTTGCTGCCTTCCTTGACCCGCATGTGCACCGCGCCCGGCGCCAGGTCTGCGAAGGGGCCAGAGCCCGGGCCGCCCCCCTCGGCCCCGCCCCCCGCCGGCGCCTCTTCGGAGCGCACCTTACGGAAGTTCTCCATGCGCCGTCGTCGCCGGGACCGCCGGCTTTGCCATGGGGCGGCCTCAACCCCGGGGCTGCATGGCCGCCGGTCTCGCCCTGCAAGGGCCCGCAGGGGTAAGGGCGCGGAAGCAGCTCGGACGCCGGCGGGCGGGCTGGgacggcgcgatctcggccccgCTTCTCTAGAGCGGGCGCCGCTCTACTCCGCACTCTCGGCGCCCGGTGCTCCGCGCCTTTAGCTGAGGCCCCGCCCCTGCcgccaggcccctcccctgacccggcccggcccggcccgcccGGGCCCCAGCCTCACCAGCCTTTCGTGGCAAGTCCGTGTCCTCAGCTACGCGGGCGTGGGAGCGGGCGCGCTGCGGGGCGCATGGGCAGGTGAAGGTGAAGTTCCACTACAATCGCCATCAGCGCTCTCCGAGCCAACCCTCACAAACCGGCAGCCTAAATAAAAGCTGCGCTTGCGGTGCAAACACCGCTTCAAACCCGGTATCCTAGCCCTTCCCGGTTGCAGTTGAAGGCCGCCCCTCGTCCCCTCCCAGGGAGAGATTTCCGAGAGGCTTGCTGGGGCCTCGCCCCTCCTCTCCCCGCTGGGGAACACCCCCACCTTTTTTCCGCTCCCAAGTATTCTTGCCTCAAGGACAGCTAGTGCGCGGTCAGCAGAGTGCGGGAGGAGCTGGCTGCGGCTCCACTCCGCGCCTCCCCTCGGGCGACTACGTCGCGGCGTGGTCCTCGCGGGGCGCGGGAGACCCAGGCTTCAGCCTCGCCACGCCTGTCTAGAGCTCGAGGCTCCCGGACCCCCGTCCACCCCTGGGACGTGAGGAGTGAGGCTTTGGGCCAAGCTGTTCCCCGAGGCGCGTGAGGAAGCGGGCGAGACCTCTTCTGAAAAGGCGGTAGGCTCGCTCCACCTATGCCCGAGAGCCCACCCTTAGGGCTGCGCGCTTTAGGGTGAGCCAGGCACGATGCCATGCCAACGTGGCCGCCCCCTTCCTCCCAGGCGAAATTCGATCAGGCAACCTTGGCCCCTTGAGATCCAGTGGGTCTTTTTTCGAACGGAGGCTGGGTGAACGCAGGTTTTAAGAAACAGAagggaggggccgggcgcggtgtctcacacctgtaatcccagcactttgagaggccgaggcgggcggattacttgaggtcaggagttcgagaccagcctagccaacatggtgaaaacccgtctccattaaacatacaaaaatcagctgggtgtggtggcgcgcgcctgtaatcccagctgctcaggaagctgaggcaggagaagcgcttgaacccgggagctgaaggctgcagtgagccgagatcacgccactgcacttcacccagggtgacagagtaaaactatgtctcaaaaaaaaaaaaaaaaaattaattaattaaataaaataaaaaagaaagagaagggagggaaagccCATTCTCCATgctgtgattattatgcattgcatgcctgtatcaaaacatctcatgtaccctcTAAATATagacacctattatgtacccacaaaaatgaaaaagaaagactttaaaaaaataaaagagagaaagaagggaggaagatggGGAGTTGAAGCCCTAGGGGCATTATAGAGCTACTGGATGCCTCTCTTCGGAAACTCCTCGGACCGAAGGAGAGGCCCGGGGTCTCCTGCCGGGAGAGAGAAGCATTAGAGAAAGATGAGATTGGGGCTGTCAGGACTACTGATGGAAGGGAGGGGGTCTGAGAAGGGGCCCTACCCTCCCTAAAACTGCCCTCGGGCCTCGCCTGTCCTCCTTCCACCGGCCCCACGCAGTCAGGACTGAGGGAGGTCGGCAGATCTGGTCCCAGCCAGGGGACTGTGACGGGGCGTGGCGGGGAGGGACACAGAGAGCTGGGGCTGGCAGGCAACCGGAAAAGTGCTGGGGGCATGACGGTGCCTGGGATTGCTGGGCCTCAGTTGGAGATGAGGCTGCCAGACTATATTCTGTCTCCTCCCGCTGTTCTCACCTCCTGGGCATCAGCAGCAGCTCTCAGTCCCTGCTGTTCAAAACTAGGGTTTACCCCCTTACCACTTCCTGGGAGCGGCTCTCGGTCCCTGCTGTTCAGAACCGGGGTTTACCCCCTTACCACTTCTTGGGAGTGGCTGCGGCGCCTGGACCTTGGCACGCCAGTGTGTGAATGGCTGACCCTCTCCCCGTCTCCTGGTGGAATCAGGAACCCTCGGGGTATGCTCCGAACCAGGACTTCGGTCTCGCTCCAGTCTCCGTGGGCCCCACACAGCGGTGGGGGCTAGAGGCACAGCAGCCTTGGGAAGATACAAAGACTGTCCGCAGCGCGTAGCGGGGCGTGGAGAGCCGAGGGCTGTGTAAGGTCAGGCCCTGAGAAAAAGTCCCCGAAAGGctggaagtaactttggaacgGGCTGGTTGTGGAAGGAGCGAGCTCTCCGTCCCCGGGGGTATGCAAGCTTGGGCAGCAAGATCACTTGGAAGGGATTAGGCGGAGTTCTGTCATTTGGAGGAAGAGTCCTGGGAGCTTCGGGTTTGTGTAGGGCGAGGACAGGGCGGTTCTGCGTCCGGCCAGGTTGGCCCTCTATGACCCCACCGCCCCCATCCTCCTAAACTGCTGTAGAACACTCGCATTCACTGCTCTCCACAGTCGGTGAAGGGAGAACGCCGAAAAGGCCCGCATCCCCTCCTGCCggtcccctcctcttcccccgcTCCCTCTGCAgcacttaaaatgtaaatgtacatCGTGATTAGCCGCGGGGTCGCTAATTACAGCTGAAGCCATTCATTACACTGTCAGCGCGCGTCGCAGCCCGCCGGCTGTGCGCTCCCTCCTGGCCGCGGAGGGGCGCGGAGGGTGGGGGCGGGAGATGCGGGCAGTGAGGGCGGAAGGATGGGGTGCTGTGAATTAGGGTAACGTAGCAGGCCCGGAGGAAGCTGGAGTGGGAGAGAGCGGGCAGCGAGCGGGGGAAACAGGGTGGGCGGTGAAGGACGGGGCGGGGTGGCCAGGAGAGAGGAGAAACGCGGGAGGCAGGAAGGAATTGGGGCATGAAGTAGTGAGGACACAGGCAAAGGGGCTGTATGAGAGGGGAAACAGCGTAGGGGACATGGCGAAGGGAGAAAAAGCTGCGAAGAGGGTGGGAACCCCAGTGAGCGGCCAGAGTCAGAGGAGGGGAGCAGAGGGCTCAACTTCAGAAAGGCTGGTAAATAAAGTAGAGCATCAGTGGTGCACACCACACAATGGTTAGAAAAGTGGAATCAGTCAAGATGTTGTGTTAAAGGAGCTGGGTGCCAGCCATACACACAGTAGGGGAGCATTTATTTCCGTGTGTGTTTATagatgtaaatgtatttttaaaatatctgcaaGAAAACAGCACACTGACCTCTTGTTACCGCATTAAGTTTTCATTACCTTCTTTAAGAAAAGaactattggccgggcgcggtggctcaagcctgtaatcccagcactttgggaggccgagacgggcggatcacgaggtcaggagatcgagaccatcctggcgaacacggtgaaaccccgtctctactaaaaaatacaaaaaactagccgggtgaggtggtgggtgcctgtagtcccagctactcgggaggctaaggcaggagaatggcgtaaatccaggaggcggagcttgcagtgagctgagatccggccactgcactccagcctgggcgacagagcgagactccgtctcaaaaaaaaaaaaaaaaaaaaaaaaaagaaaagaactattaAATATGAATACAAAGTTAAATACAGAGTCTTGGAGCAGCTTGTATAAATGAGCTACTGACCCTGAAGCTTCATTTTCTATTAgcttctttctgcctctgtgtgacctgggacaaTTTACTTAACCCATTTGCCTTGgctttgtcatctgtaaaatggggctagtTATAGTAATCTACCTCACAGAGTGATTATGAGAcacagccatcttggaaccttgGCTGCTAAGTTCTTGGGGAATGTTAGCTGTtactatttttcatatattatttgtgattaaaataaattttaaaaaaatttagggccgggcgcggtggctcaagcctgtaatcccagcactttgggaggccgagatgggcggatcacgaggtcaggagatcgagaccatcctggctaacacggtgaaaccccgtctctactaaaaatacaaaaaactagccgggcgaggtggcaggcgcctgtagtcccagctactcgggaggctgaggcaggagaatggcgtgaacccgggaggcggagcttgcagtgagctgagatccggccactgtactccagcctgggcggcagagcaagactccgtctcaaaaaaaaaaaaaaaaaaaaaaaaaaaaaaaaaaaaaaaaaaaaaaatttaaagggatTGGGGAAAGAAAactggtgaaaaagaaaagaaattgggaaagcctcagaaataatagcTGTTTTCACTCACAGTGACCTGGTGAGTGGCAAACTAGACTCCTTTCACCCTGGGAGGAGGTGTTGGTGTAGCTAGACTAGAGCCCAAGCCTAGCCAATACATCTCTGTTAAGGTTCCCTGGGACCTTTCCAGCAGCACACCCTACTTCCTTTTGTGGACAAATCTCTCATGTTCACACTGAAGGGGGATCCCTGGTACAGCCCCTCTCCTCTGTCTCCTGTtgcaggaggaggctgaggagctcttttttttttttttttgatgatggagtctggctctgttgcccaggctggagtgcagtggcacgatctccactcactgcaagctccgcctcccaggttcacccattctcctgcctcagcctcccgagtagctgggactacaggtgcccgccaccacgcctggctaatttttgtatttttagtagagatggggttttaccgtgttagccaggatggtctcgatctcctgacctcgtgatccgcctgtctcagcctcccaaagtgctgggattacaggcgtgagccaccgcacccagcgagGTGCTCTTAAAACTGTGATCCTAGTCCCAGCCTCTTTGGGCAGGGACTTGGGAGCTTGCGAGTAGAGTCAGGAATCAGAAAGTTAGCAGGGCCAGAGGGAACTCAGATTTAGCAGGCACCCACCGAGTGCCCAGCATTGGGTCAGATGTGTTCAATCTCTACAGTCTTCCTTTCCAGGAAGGCATCATCATTGTTTGACAGATgtgaaactgagacccagagaggttaaataacttgctctgTGTACCACAGCTAGAAAGCAGCAACCACAGATGTTTGAACCCAGAATTCTGACTCCCTTTACTATCTCAGctgaatataagaaaaaaataaacttttaaatgacTCACACTGCCCAAAGGGGTTAGCTTTGGGAGATGAGGGTGTTTCCACAGTGGGAAAGATGTGTTGGTGATCTGTTCTGCATAAAAATTACCCCACAGCTCAGCAActtaaaacagcaaacatttggccaggtgcagtggcccacacctgtaatcccaacactttgggaggctgaggctggaggattgctagagaccaggaagttgagactgcagtaagctgtgattgcaccactgcattccaacctgggtaacagagtgagacactgtctcaaaacaaacaaacaacaaaacccaaaaacaatcATTTATGATTGTGAGATCACACAATTTCTGAGGGTCAGAAATCCAAGAACAGCTTAAAGAGGTCTCAGCTAGCTCAGGGTCTGTCATGAGGCTGCAGTCAAGATGTCAGCTGGACATGGAGGATCTACTCCCAAACTTATTTCACATGTCTGTTGGTCAGAGACCTCTGTTTCTCCTCTGAcctggcagctggcttcccctagAGCAGGTGatcagagagagacaaagagagagagggacagagaaaagaaGCAGGAAGCTGCAGTGCCTGTTATGGGCCAGCCTCCTCTGAAGTTGCACGCCATCATTTCCAGTTTATTCTATTGGAAGGCAGCCCAGCCTACATTCAAAGGGAGGGGTTTTAGACTCCATTTTCTGAAGGGAAGGGTATCAAAGAACTGTAGGCATTTCAAAATCACAACAGAAGGGGAGTGTTTGGGAGGCAAATttaggaggagagggaagaaggaatcaACATATTGAAGCAAATACGTGGAAAGAACACTGGTCCTGAATCAGGCGAGCTAGATTTATTTCCTGGCATACAGCAAGCACCTAATAAATGTTTCAGTGAATGCAGGATTGACAACTTTTCTGAGACTGTTTTCACAGACATAAGAGCAgttaccggccgggcgcggtggctcaagcctgtaatcccagcactttgggaggccgagatgggcggatcacgaggtcaggagatcgagaccatcctggctaacacggtgaaaccccgtctctactaaaaatacaaaaaactagccgggcgaggtggcaggcgcctatagtcccagctactcgggaggctgaggcaggagaatggcgtgaacccgggaggcggagcttgcagtgagctgagatccggccactgtattccagcctgggcggcagagcaagactccgtctcaaaaaaaaaaaaaaaaaaaataagagcagtTACCACCCCACATGCTCTCCTGAGGATTGAGTGGGATTATGGGTATCAGAGCTCTTTGTAAATGTAATAGTGCTGGATGATGATGCCTGGAAGTGAATGTGGTctgggacacagggagaaggctcTGCCATACAAGAGCCTCTGCCCAGGCCAGGCATCTCTTCTATCAGACTGAGTCCCAGGCCCTGGGGTAGTGCTCTGATTCCAGCTCTCCTTCTCAGCTCTCTATCTCAGCCCCAGTCCAACCTCCTCACCATGGCTCAGTTCTAggtattgcttttctttttttttttttttttgagacggagtcttgctctgtcgcccaggctggggtgcagtggccggatctcagctcactgcaagctccacctcccgggtttacgccattctcctgcctcagcctcccgagtagctgggactacaggcgcccgccacctcgcctggctagttttttgtattttttagtagaggtggggtttcaccgtgttagccaggatggtctcgatctcctgacctcgtgatccacccgtctcggcctcccaaagtgctgggattacaggcttgagccaccgcgcccggccctaggtATTGCTTTTC
Coding sequences within:
- the RPP25 gene encoding ribonuclease P protein subunit p25, translating into MENFRKVRSEEAPAGGGAEGGGPGSGPFADLAPGAVHMRVKEGSKIRNLMAFATASMAQPATRAIVFSGCGRATTKTVTCAEILKRRLAGLHQVTRLRYRSVREVWQSLPPGPTQGQTPGEPVASLSVLKNVPSLAILLSKDALDPRQPGYQPPNPDPGPSSPPAAPTSKRSLGEPAAGEGSAKRSQPEPGAADEDRTA